From the Malaclemys terrapin pileata isolate rMalTer1 chromosome 13, rMalTer1.hap1, whole genome shotgun sequence genome, one window contains:
- the LOC128848405 gene encoding antigen-presenting glycoprotein CD1d1-like: MEWTALLGDLETHSLDCSTCEIRFLQPWAQQGLTPKQWQDLQEFIYNNLSKFIRMVNDLVEDEGEGYPFVTQFSIGCELLPNGTSRRFCDAGMNGEDFISFDTDSGKWVARRGDKLTLKAQEILNCNKVVAIKLQFVLRMTCVSQLERFVQYWKESLERQERPVAVVFARAPPPAGTPAPVLLVCRVTGFYPRPIRVAWLQDGEEVGPGWWLNSSGILPNADLTYQLRSSLAVGPGAGHSYACRVQHSSLGGRSLLIPWEQSRPWGPGLAVGITLGVVAVAAVAVVLWRSRRRRCQDVRPGESSP, from the exons ATGGAGTGGACGGCCCTGCTGGGCGACCTGGAGACCCACTCCCTGGACTGCAGCACCTGCGAgatccgcttcctgcagccctgggcccagcagggcCTGACCCCAAAGCAGTGGCAGGACCTGCAGGAGTTCATCTATAACAATCTGTCCAAATTCATCCGTATGGTGAACGATCTGGTTGAGGATGAAGGAGAGGGCT ACCCCTTTGTTACCCAGTTCTCCATTGGCTGCGAGCTCCTCCCCAACGGCACCTCGAGGCGATTCTGTGATGCTGGGATGAACGGCGAGGACTTCATCAGCTTCGACACGGACAGCGGCAAATGGGTCGCTCGCCGGGGGGATAAACTGACTCTCAAAGCCCAGGAGATTCTTAACTGCAACAAAGTTGTGGCCATCAAGCTTCAGTTTGTCCTGAGAATGACGTGTGTCAGTCAGCTCGAGAGATTTGTCCAGTATTGGAAAGAGTCTCTGGAGAGGCAAG AGCGGCCGGTCGCCGTGGTGTTTGCCCGAGCGCCTCCCCCAGCCGGGACCCCCGCGCCGGTACTGCTGGTTTGCCGGGTCACCGGTTTCTACCCCCGGCCCATCCGCGTGGCCTGGCTGCAGgacggggaggaggtggggccgggcTGGTGGCTGAACTCCAGCGGGATCCTGCCCAACGCGGACCTGACCTACCAGCTGCGCAGCTCCCTGGCCGTGGGGCCGGGCGCCGGGCACAGCTACGCCTGCCGGGTGCagcacagcagcctggggggccGGAGCCTGCTGATCCCCTGGG AGCAGAGCAGGCCCTGGGGCCCCGGCCTGGCCGTGGGCATCACCCTGGGGGTTGTGGCCGTAGCCGCCGTGGCCGTGGTGCTGTGGCGGAGCAGACGCAG GCGCTGTCAGGACGTTAGACCAGGGGAGTCCAGTCCCTGA